The following proteins are co-located in the Cryptosporangium phraense genome:
- a CDS encoding AAA domain-containing protein, with protein MTAPAVAAASVTAAILADLLSGEHRGVVVDSPPGAGKSTLVVRAALELAGSGQPLMIVAQTNEQVDDLILRLAPDLAVIRPEARIGRLSRAGFVAPARLGALANVVVGSGLPDLGDPLVTIATAAKWAHVRDRTWPWAIVDEAYQMRSDALLTLAPRFERALFVGDPGQLDPFSTVENDRWRGLLWDPMQSAVSVLLRNNPSVPVHRLPVSWRLPYSAQDVVASAFYPYTGFRTGTGPGERELTFAASALGRTPADEVLAVAAESGWGLLELPARHTMRTDASAVQAVADVTTRLLQRGAVARSGSSSGPVGPDRIAVGAAHRDQVAAIRAALGPVPVTVDTANRLQGREYEVTVFLHPLSGRRDATAFHLEAGRLCVLASRHRQACVVVARAGIRDLLDAHPSSAPVHLGDPVKFPDGWAANQTMMAHLENHRVRG; from the coding sequence ATGACGGCCCCCGCGGTGGCGGCGGCGTCGGTGACCGCGGCGATCCTGGCCGACCTGCTTTCTGGCGAGCATCGCGGGGTGGTCGTGGACTCGCCGCCGGGGGCCGGGAAGTCGACGCTCGTGGTGCGGGCGGCGCTGGAGCTGGCCGGGAGCGGACAGCCGCTGATGATCGTCGCGCAGACGAACGAGCAGGTGGACGATCTGATCCTGCGGCTGGCGCCGGACCTCGCGGTGATCCGGCCGGAGGCGCGGATCGGCCGGCTGTCGCGAGCCGGGTTCGTCGCGCCCGCTCGGCTGGGCGCGTTGGCCAACGTGGTGGTCGGGAGTGGGCTGCCGGACCTCGGCGACCCGCTGGTGACGATCGCGACCGCGGCCAAGTGGGCGCACGTCCGCGATCGGACCTGGCCCTGGGCGATCGTCGACGAGGCCTACCAGATGCGCTCGGACGCGCTGCTCACGCTGGCTCCGCGGTTCGAGCGGGCGCTGTTCGTCGGCGATCCAGGGCAGCTCGACCCGTTCTCCACCGTGGAGAACGATCGCTGGCGGGGCCTGCTCTGGGACCCGATGCAGAGCGCGGTCTCGGTGCTGCTCCGCAACAACCCGTCGGTGCCGGTCCACCGCCTGCCGGTGTCGTGGCGGCTGCCGTACTCGGCCCAGGACGTGGTCGCGTCGGCGTTCTACCCGTACACCGGGTTCCGCACCGGCACCGGCCCGGGCGAGCGCGAACTGACGTTCGCCGCCTCGGCCTTGGGGCGGACGCCGGCCGACGAGGTGCTCGCGGTGGCCGCCGAGTCGGGCTGGGGTCTGTTGGAATTGCCGGCGAGGCACACGATGAGGACCGACGCCTCGGCGGTCCAGGCGGTAGCGGACGTGACGACGCGCCTGTTGCAGCGCGGAGCCGTGGCCCGGTCGGGTTCGTCGTCGGGGCCGGTCGGCCCGGACCGGATCGCGGTCGGTGCCGCCCACCGCGACCAGGTGGCCGCGATCCGAGCGGCGCTGGGACCGGTGCCGGTCACCGTCGACACCGCGAACCGGCTGCAGGGCCGCGAGTACGAGGTGACGGTCTTCCTGCACCCGCTCTCGGGCCGCCGCGACGCGACCGCGTTCCATTTGGAGGCGGGCCGCTTGTGCGTGCTGGCGTCCCGGCACCGGCAGGCCTGTGTGGTGGTGGCCCGGGCGGGCATCCGCGATCTGCTGGATGCCCACCCGTCGAGCGCCCCGGTGCACCTCGGTGATCCGGTGAAGTTCCCGGACGGATGGGCCGCCAACCAGACGATGATGGCCCACCTGGAAAACCACCGCGTCCGCGGTTAG